The Actinomycetes bacterium genome has a window encoding:
- the rsmD gene encoding 16S rRNA (guanine(966)-N(2))-methyltransferase RsmD: protein MTRVVAGSARGRRLTVPPGQGTRPTSDRAREGLFSALESMLGGLGGVRALDLYAGSGAVGLEAASRGATAVLLVESDRRALEAVRANVAALGLPGTQVRGDTVERVAAAANPGAPYDLAFLDPPYAVDTERVRAVLADLLAHGWLGPGAVVVVERATRDEPFDWPLGFAVDRSRSYGEATLWYGRAAGTEAGA from the coding sequence GTGACCAGGGTGGTGGCCGGGTCGGCCAGGGGGCGCCGGCTGACCGTGCCGCCCGGGCAGGGCACCCGCCCGACGTCCGACCGGGCCAGGGAGGGGCTGTTCTCGGCGCTGGAGTCGATGCTCGGCGGACTGGGCGGCGTCCGGGCCCTCGACCTGTACGCCGGCTCGGGGGCGGTCGGGCTCGAGGCGGCCAGCCGGGGCGCCACCGCCGTGCTGCTGGTGGAGTCCGACCGGCGAGCGCTCGAGGCGGTCCGGGCGAACGTGGCGGCCCTGGGACTGCCGGGCACCCAGGTGCGCGGGGACACGGTCGAGCGGGTGGCCGCCGCGGCCAACCCGGGCGCCCCCTACGACCTCGCCTTCCTCGACCCGCCGTACGCCGTCGACACCGAGCGGGTCCGGGCGGTGCTGGCCGACCTTCTGGCCCACGGTTGGCTGGGCCCCGGGGCGGTGGTCGTGGTGGAGCGGGCGACCAGGGACGAGCCCTTCGACTGGCCGCTCGGGTTCGCAGTGGACCGGTCCCGGAGCTACGGCGAGGCCACGCTTTGGTACGGTCGGGCCGCCGGGACCGAAGCCGGCGCCTGA